The following are encoded in a window of Nitrospira sp. genomic DNA:
- a CDS encoding response regulator produces the protein MEAKILIVEDALESWTLLSSMLLTHRYQPIWAADGIQALSEARKHQPDVILLDLGLPGGDGFVVLERLKNNRLLSAIPVIVVTARAPEVAEQKAREYGAAAFLHKPVKVDALIATIRGVLGQPAGAKEKKDRMAEPVTRKHQRFERSVPVRYQGTGIAGEGIINDLSLSGSHMTGNAPVSVGMVLTLHMFVPGDPEPLLVDRATVQWVKGSEFGVDFGAPPPKVAERLTQIISRLAKLQQDNSL, from the coding sequence GTGGAAGCAAAAATTCTTATCGTCGAGGATGCGCTCGAGAGCTGGACGTTACTCAGCTCGATGCTCCTCACTCATCGCTATCAACCGATATGGGCGGCTGACGGGATTCAGGCCCTGAGCGAGGCCCGAAAACACCAGCCTGACGTCATTCTATTGGATCTTGGACTGCCGGGGGGAGATGGGTTTGTCGTCCTCGAGCGTCTGAAGAATAACCGGCTCCTGTCGGCCATTCCGGTTATTGTAGTGACGGCGCGAGCCCCCGAGGTGGCGGAACAGAAGGCAAGGGAGTATGGCGCAGCGGCATTCCTCCACAAGCCAGTGAAGGTAGATGCATTAATCGCGACCATTCGAGGCGTGCTCGGTCAGCCCGCGGGGGCGAAAGAGAAGAAAGATCGCATGGCCGAGCCGGTCACGCGAAAGCATCAACGGTTCGAGCGATCGGTGCCGGTCCGGTACCAGGGGACCGGGATTGCCGGTGAAGGAATCATCAATGACCTATCGCTGAGCGGGAGCCACATGACGGGGAATGCACCGGTCTCTGTCGGGATGGTCCTCACCCTGCACATGTTTGTGCCGGGAGATCCGGAGCCGTTGCTCGTTGATCGCGCCACTGTGCAATGGGTGAAGGGCTCTGAATTTGGGGTGGACTTTGGGGCGCCTCCGCCGAAAGTGGCCGAGCGACTCACCCAGATCATCTCCAGGCTGGCCAAGTTGCAACAGGACAACTCTCTCTAG
- a CDS encoding lipocalin family protein: MKSFALAGMTAIYMVLSACAGMQSIAPLPTASSVDLARYAGTWYEIARLPMWFQRHCVDSKAIYTSRSDGAVGVHNECVTESGGLDQIDGVATVVDPKTNARLTVVFDNFFARLFGSSREGNYWIIDLDPDYRTSVVGTPDRRFLWILSRTPHIDDATYQRLVERARQLGFPVSDLILAKRPL, from the coding sequence GTGAAATCTTTCGCACTCGCGGGCATGACTGCCATCTACATGGTGTTGTCGGCCTGCGCCGGCATGCAGTCTATAGCGCCGCTTCCGACGGCGTCGTCCGTGGATCTCGCCCGCTATGCAGGAACATGGTACGAGATTGCGCGGCTGCCGATGTGGTTTCAACGGCATTGCGTCGATTCCAAAGCGATCTACACGAGTCGCTCTGACGGCGCGGTCGGGGTTCATAACGAATGTGTGACTGAGAGCGGCGGGCTCGACCAGATCGACGGTGTGGCGACGGTGGTCGATCCGAAGACCAACGCGCGGTTGACGGTGGTCTTTGACAACTTCTTTGCGCGATTGTTCGGCTCATCCCGCGAAGGAAACTATTGGATTATCGATCTCGATCCCGACTATCGCACCTCCGTGGTGGGCACGCCGGATCGGCGTTTTCTCTGGATTCTCTCGCGTACGCCTCACATAGATGATGCGACGTACCAACGGTTGGTCGAACGGGCCAGGCAGCTTGGCTTTCCCGTATCGGACCTGATTCTCGCCAAGCGCCCATTGTGA
- a CDS encoding amylo-alpha-1,6-glucosidase, translated as MNINAQDCQNLDRALSLEWLETNGRGGFSSGTVAGANTRRYHALLLTARKPPSERFVLVNQIEEWLDLDGQSFPLSTNCYPDAVHPSGYQFCTGFTADPWPTWTFECRSTTVQREIFTVHGRDLVIVRWRLLGKKKQRAILRVRPKLSGRDYHATHHENGRLLTESSLEAGIVTWQPYTDLPPIRALHSGEYRHAPEWYRQVEFSVEQQRGLDHAEDWWSPGEFTFNLTPGSTETLTFTSEAFDGLDVPALTKRERARRTRLTQAAPTADLLAGTLWRATDAYLSERGDRQTVIAGYPWFTDWGRDTFISLPGLCLATGRLEVAWQIIAAFAAHISEGMIPNRFPDAGEQPEYNTIDASLWFIHAIDRYFATSRDDARVRDTAWPAIKQILDGYRRGTRYGIRMDEDGLITGGAPGTQLTWMDAKIGDWVVTPRHGKPVEIQALWVHALRVGETLARLFGEASYADQCRADRQRAIATFQQRFWYEQGGYLYDVIDGPEGNDTSLRPNQLYAISLGKDLVPRDRAQHVLRLVKKQLLTPVGLRTLSPDDPRYRPRYEGGVLERDSAYHQGTVWPFLLGPLVTAWIKSFGRNAKSRSAARGFLNGLEAHLGEGCLGQVSEIFDAETPHQPRGCFAQAWSVAEPLRALIEDLGTSVRILQTPMKPNTIRQRHVSPPPVAPKTNRSTKAPKKPRTKARSTRQAT; from the coding sequence GTGAACATCAACGCCCAAGATTGCCAGAACCTGGACCGCGCACTCAGCCTCGAATGGCTCGAAACGAATGGGCGTGGAGGATTCTCCTCCGGCACCGTCGCGGGAGCCAACACTCGCCGATATCATGCGCTCTTATTGACTGCGCGCAAGCCGCCGAGCGAACGGTTCGTGCTGGTGAATCAGATAGAAGAATGGCTCGATCTCGACGGACAATCCTTCCCGCTCTCCACCAATTGCTATCCTGATGCTGTCCATCCGTCCGGCTATCAGTTCTGTACAGGGTTTACTGCCGATCCCTGGCCAACCTGGACATTCGAGTGCCGCAGCACAACAGTCCAACGTGAGATCTTCACGGTCCATGGACGTGATCTCGTCATCGTTCGCTGGAGATTGCTTGGCAAGAAAAAGCAGCGAGCGATTCTCCGCGTAAGGCCGAAGCTCAGCGGGCGCGACTACCACGCGACGCATCACGAGAATGGAAGGCTTTTGACGGAATCTTCGCTCGAAGCAGGGATCGTCACCTGGCAGCCCTATACCGATCTCCCTCCTATACGAGCGCTTCATTCCGGCGAGTATCGCCATGCCCCAGAATGGTATCGCCAGGTTGAGTTCTCCGTCGAGCAACAACGCGGACTCGACCATGCAGAAGATTGGTGGTCGCCGGGAGAGTTCACGTTCAACCTCACACCGGGATCTACCGAGACCTTGACCTTCACCAGCGAAGCCTTCGACGGGCTCGATGTCCCTGCCCTCACCAAGCGTGAGCGGGCGCGTCGGACCCGGCTCACGCAAGCTGCCCCGACCGCCGATCTTCTGGCTGGCACACTCTGGCGTGCCACGGACGCCTATCTGTCCGAACGAGGCGATCGGCAGACGGTGATCGCCGGCTATCCCTGGTTCACCGACTGGGGGCGGGATACCTTTATCTCGTTGCCGGGACTCTGCCTCGCGACCGGTCGATTGGAGGTCGCCTGGCAGATCATCGCCGCGTTCGCCGCCCATATCTCAGAAGGCATGATCCCGAATCGCTTTCCCGACGCCGGCGAACAGCCGGAGTACAATACGATCGACGCCTCACTGTGGTTCATCCATGCCATTGATCGCTACTTCGCTACGTCCCGGGACGACGCCCGTGTTCGCGACACGGCCTGGCCTGCCATTAAACAGATTCTCGATGGCTATCGGCGCGGCACACGTTACGGGATTCGAATGGACGAAGACGGCTTGATCACCGGGGGAGCTCCCGGTACCCAGTTGACCTGGATGGATGCCAAGATCGGTGACTGGGTCGTCACGCCGCGGCATGGCAAACCGGTAGAGATTCAAGCCTTGTGGGTGCATGCCTTGCGTGTCGGAGAAACCCTCGCCCGCCTGTTCGGCGAGGCATCGTACGCCGATCAATGCCGGGCTGACCGGCAACGAGCCATAGCCACATTTCAGCAGCGCTTCTGGTACGAACAAGGCGGCTACCTGTATGACGTCATCGACGGACCGGAAGGCAACGACACCTCCCTCAGGCCCAATCAACTCTACGCCATCTCCCTGGGCAAGGACCTGGTCCCGCGCGATCGTGCGCAACACGTTCTCCGGCTCGTGAAGAAACAACTCCTCACTCCGGTCGGACTTCGCACCTTGTCACCGGACGATCCGCGCTATCGTCCCCGTTATGAAGGAGGCGTGCTGGAACGAGACAGCGCCTATCATCAAGGCACGGTCTGGCCGTTTCTCCTCGGGCCGCTGGTGACGGCCTGGATCAAGAGTTTCGGGCGGAATGCTAAATCACGATCAGCAGCGAGAGGATTTTTGAATGGCCTCGAAGCTCATCTCGGCGAGGGCTGTCTCGGACAAGTCTCCGAGATTTTTGATGCCGAGACTCCGCATCAGCCACGCGGATGTTTTGCCCAGGCCTGGTCGGTTGCGGAGCCTTTGCGCGCGCTGATCGAAGATCTTGGAACCTCTGTGAGAATTCTTCAAACCCCAATGAAACCGAACACCATCCGGCAACGACACGTTTCGCCCCCACCCGTCGCCCCGAAGACAAACCGTTCGACCAAGGCGCCGAAGAAACCGCGCACGAAAGCCCGATCAACCCGTCAGGCTACATAA
- a CDS encoding glucosidase, translated as MASPRQPPPVPPPLLAEQQRLDEDAQRQRHWKRWGPYLSERAWGTVREDYSPHGTAWEAFPHDQARSRAYRWNEDGLAGICDRHQMICFAVALWNGHDPILKERLFGLTGNEGNHGEDVKEYYFYLDSTPTHSYMKYLYKYPQAAFPYARLVEENRLRKRQDPEFELVDSGVFDDNRYFDVFVEYAKATSEDLCIRIQIVNRGPEAAELTVLPTIWFRNTWSWGSDIRRPRLRQGEPANRMSVIETNHDHYGQRRLLCEGQPTLLFTENETNTRRLYGDQDGAKYVKDGFHDYVVAGEKDAVNPDQVGTKAAARYACRLEPGTTKTIRLRFTNEERIPEFSAQEFDAVFTARLREANEFYDSLAPATLSEDARQVQRQAFAGLLWSKQFYHYEVNRWLKGDPGMPEPPRARLGGRNADWTHLYNADVISMPDKWEYPWYAAWDLAFHCIPLALVDPTFAKEQLVLMLREWYMHPNGQIPAYEWALGDVNPPVHAWAAWRVYKIDKKRHGAGDRRFLERCFHKLLLNFTWWVNRKDADGKNIFQGGFLGLDNIGVFDRSAPLPTGGHIEQSDATSWMGMYCLNMLTMALELARDNRAYEDVASKFFEHFVYICRAMNNIGGEKIELWDREDGFFYDVLHLPNGETRHMKVRSMVGLIPLFAVETLDSELIDSLPRFKHRMQWFIENRPDFAQHLETQSYDGGVRRFLSLVNRDRLRSVLGYMLNEEEFLSPYGIRALSRYHKAHPYILHVMGHEHRVDYEPAESSTGLFGGNSNWRGPIWFPVNYLLIESLQKFHYFLGDQYKVEYPTGSGHQATLWQVAAEVSRRLTHIFLEDASGKRPVFGGTSRFNDDPHWKNHVPFYEYFHGDNGAGIGASHQTGWTGLVAKLIQQSGE; from the coding sequence ATGGCCTCTCCTCGTCAGCCTCCTCCCGTCCCCCCCCCGCTCCTCGCTGAGCAGCAACGCCTTGATGAAGACGCCCAGCGTCAACGCCATTGGAAACGCTGGGGCCCGTATTTGAGTGAACGAGCCTGGGGCACCGTACGCGAAGACTACAGTCCGCACGGCACTGCGTGGGAAGCCTTCCCGCACGATCAGGCCAGATCACGGGCCTACCGCTGGAATGAGGACGGGCTCGCCGGCATCTGCGATCGCCACCAGATGATCTGTTTCGCCGTCGCCCTCTGGAACGGACACGATCCCATTTTGAAGGAGCGCCTCTTCGGCCTCACCGGCAATGAAGGCAACCACGGTGAAGACGTCAAAGAGTACTACTTCTATCTCGATTCCACGCCGACGCATTCCTACATGAAATACCTCTACAAGTATCCGCAGGCAGCTTTTCCCTATGCCCGGCTCGTGGAAGAGAATCGCCTGAGAAAACGCCAGGACCCCGAATTTGAGCTGGTCGACAGCGGGGTCTTTGACGACAATCGCTACTTCGACGTATTCGTGGAATATGCCAAGGCGACCTCGGAAGATCTCTGCATCAGGATCCAGATCGTCAATCGAGGCCCTGAAGCGGCAGAGCTCACCGTGCTGCCGACAATATGGTTTCGCAACACCTGGTCTTGGGGATCGGACATCCGGCGCCCGAGACTGAGACAGGGGGAGCCAGCCAACCGCATGAGCGTGATCGAGACGAATCACGACCACTACGGCCAACGACGATTGCTCTGCGAGGGGCAGCCGACGCTACTTTTCACGGAGAACGAAACGAATACCCGGCGTCTCTATGGCGACCAAGATGGCGCCAAGTACGTGAAAGACGGCTTCCATGACTATGTGGTGGCGGGAGAGAAAGATGCCGTCAATCCGGATCAGGTCGGCACGAAGGCCGCCGCCCGCTATGCGTGTAGGCTGGAACCCGGCACGACCAAAACGATCCGCTTGCGATTCACGAATGAAGAACGGATTCCGGAATTCTCCGCGCAAGAATTCGATGCGGTGTTTACCGCACGCCTTCGAGAAGCCAATGAGTTCTACGACAGCCTCGCGCCGGCCACGCTCTCAGAGGATGCTCGCCAGGTGCAGCGCCAGGCGTTCGCCGGTCTGCTCTGGAGTAAACAGTTCTATCATTATGAGGTCAATCGCTGGCTCAAAGGCGACCCCGGTATGCCAGAACCTCCCCGCGCGCGTCTCGGGGGCCGCAACGCCGACTGGACACATCTCTACAACGCCGACGTGATCTCGATGCCGGACAAGTGGGAGTATCCCTGGTATGCCGCGTGGGATCTGGCCTTCCATTGCATCCCGCTCGCGCTCGTCGACCCGACCTTTGCCAAAGAACAACTCGTGCTGATGTTGCGTGAATGGTACATGCATCCCAACGGACAGATTCCGGCCTACGAGTGGGCCCTGGGCGACGTGAATCCACCCGTTCATGCCTGGGCTGCCTGGCGGGTCTACAAGATCGACAAGAAACGCCACGGCGCCGGCGACCGGCGTTTCTTGGAGCGCTGCTTTCACAAGCTGCTGCTGAACTTCACCTGGTGGGTCAATCGCAAAGATGCCGACGGGAAGAACATCTTCCAAGGCGGGTTCCTGGGGCTCGACAATATCGGCGTATTCGATCGCAGCGCCCCGCTGCCGACCGGCGGCCATATCGAGCAATCGGATGCCACCAGCTGGATGGGCATGTATTGCTTAAACATGCTGACCATGGCCTTGGAGCTCGCCCGGGACAACCGCGCCTACGAAGACGTGGCCAGCAAATTCTTCGAACACTTTGTCTATATCTGCCGGGCCATGAACAACATCGGCGGGGAAAAGATCGAACTCTGGGATCGTGAAGACGGATTCTTTTACGACGTGCTGCATCTGCCGAACGGTGAGACGAGACACATGAAGGTCCGTTCCATGGTCGGGCTGATTCCGCTCTTCGCAGTCGAGACGCTCGACTCGGAATTGATCGACAGCCTCCCGCGCTTCAAGCATCGCATGCAGTGGTTTATCGAAAACCGGCCGGACTTTGCGCAGCATCTCGAAACTCAATCATATGACGGTGGCGTCCGGCGTTTTCTCTCGCTCGTCAACCGCGATCGATTACGTTCCGTGCTCGGCTACATGCTCAACGAAGAGGAGTTTCTCTCGCCCTACGGTATCCGTGCGCTCTCGCGCTATCACAAGGCCCACCCCTATATTCTTCACGTGATGGGTCATGAGCACCGAGTGGACTACGAGCCGGCTGAGTCAAGCACCGGACTGTTCGGCGGTAACTCCAACTGGCGCGGACCGATCTGGTTCCCGGTCAATTATCTCCTGATTGAATCGCTGCAGAAGTTTCATTATTTCCTCGGCGATCAGTACAAGGTGGAGTACCCGACCGGTTCCGGCCATCAGGCCACACTCTGGCAAGTGGCGGCAGAAGTGTCCCGACGGCTCACCCACATTTTCTTGGAAGATGCCTCCGGGAAAAGGCCGGTGTTCGGCGGAACATCGCGATTCAACGACGACCCGCACTGGAAGAATCACGTGCCCTTCTATGAATATTTTCATGGCGACAACGGCGCCGGCATCGGCGCAAGCCACCAGACGGGATGGACGGGATTGGTCGCGAAATTGATCCAGCAGTCGGGAGAATGA
- a CDS encoding PilZ domain-containing protein yields the protein MAHVLQTRSTDRFPVTYPVVFGGAPFVGEGMLTDLSASGCAISCDRTVLSGSYVRLNVLMPDQSPSLAIDLAKIRWVRGYVFGVEFIRLPIRAHQQLDQVIWTRFLRSLGRPALA from the coding sequence ATGGCTCACGTTCTCCAGACCCGCTCCACCGATCGCTTTCCCGTCACCTACCCCGTCGTATTTGGCGGGGCTCCTTTTGTAGGCGAAGGCATGTTGACGGACCTGTCCGCCTCCGGTTGCGCGATCTCGTGCGATCGCACCGTCCTCTCCGGCAGCTATGTGCGGCTCAATGTCTTGATGCCTGATCAGTCACCCTCTCTGGCGATTGATCTCGCTAAGATTCGCTGGGTGAGGGGCTATGTGTTCGGCGTTGAATTTATCCGCCTTCCCATACGCGCCCATCAGCAACTCGACCAGGTCATCTGGACCCGCTTCCTCCGCTCCCTTGGCCGTCCCGCGCTCGCCTGA
- a CDS encoding secretin N-terminal domain-containing protein yields MLTDRLPNARRRIPSKYAWLVVAVVLSAWPLPPVSHAETAASASNKITLDFNEVEIPVFVRFISELTGKNFVLDEAIKKLGGKISVFSPTKVTPDQAYSMFVAALEVSRIAVVPKGSVYQIVPMGELPPERGVYVYKLKHANATDLAAVLTNLVARSQTVAQTAPGARPPLRPLTEFEAPVQVFADKATNSIVVSATKSAYSRIQSVIRDLDTRRKQVFVEAVILEVQVDRLRQIGTDPLQVLGAGKSGAVQGIAGLNRAPEDLAAIAQTISGVASGGSVTVLNTVNIRAFLNLLMSLTDTNILSTPQVLAADNQKAKIVVGENRPFPTGQAQGITGGTLVTIERKDVGVTLELTPQVLEDDLIRLELKQEITAIAENVAQTIGSGTASIPVGPTTTKRSMETTTIARDNQTIVVGGLVRDNITLSERKVPFFGDIPWLGWLFRFQSKQTEKLNLLVFLTPHLIRDESDIAELSQRKAKELTIIQRDNRIEEPTRLKQDVIERLEQPAPNPVEPAHKTP; encoded by the coding sequence GTGCTGACCGACCGATTGCCGAATGCGCGCCGGCGCATTCCCTCAAAATATGCTTGGCTTGTGGTGGCAGTGGTCCTCTCTGCTTGGCCGCTTCCCCCGGTAAGCCATGCGGAAACCGCCGCGTCTGCTTCCAATAAAATCACCCTCGACTTCAACGAAGTCGAGATTCCTGTATTTGTTCGCTTCATCAGTGAATTGACCGGCAAGAATTTCGTCCTCGATGAGGCGATCAAGAAGCTGGGCGGAAAGATCTCCGTGTTCTCGCCCACCAAAGTCACGCCGGACCAGGCCTACAGCATGTTTGTGGCCGCACTGGAAGTCAGCCGGATTGCCGTCGTTCCCAAAGGCAGCGTCTATCAGATTGTGCCGATGGGAGAACTCCCTCCTGAACGGGGTGTGTATGTGTACAAACTCAAACATGCGAATGCGACCGACCTGGCGGCGGTCCTGACCAACCTCGTCGCTCGCTCCCAAACGGTCGCGCAAACAGCCCCCGGTGCCAGGCCACCCCTGCGTCCCCTGACAGAATTCGAAGCTCCCGTGCAAGTATTCGCCGACAAAGCCACCAATTCCATCGTAGTCAGTGCCACAAAATCGGCCTATAGCCGGATCCAATCGGTCATTCGCGATTTGGACACCCGCAGGAAACAGGTCTTTGTTGAGGCCGTAATCCTGGAAGTGCAGGTCGATCGTCTCCGGCAGATCGGGACCGATCCCTTGCAGGTCCTCGGCGCCGGCAAATCAGGTGCTGTGCAAGGGATCGCAGGGCTCAATCGCGCCCCCGAAGACCTGGCGGCCATCGCCCAAACCATCAGCGGCGTGGCCTCAGGTGGCTCCGTTACCGTTCTCAACACCGTCAACATCCGGGCGTTTCTGAATCTCCTGATGAGCCTCACCGACACAAACATTCTTTCGACGCCTCAGGTCTTAGCCGCCGATAACCAGAAGGCCAAAATCGTCGTCGGTGAAAATCGTCCTTTCCCGACCGGACAGGCTCAGGGCATCACCGGGGGTACGTTGGTGACCATCGAGCGGAAAGACGTCGGCGTCACACTGGAATTGACCCCGCAAGTGCTGGAAGATGATCTGATCCGCCTGGAGCTCAAGCAGGAAATCACCGCCATCGCCGAGAACGTGGCCCAGACGATCGGGTCAGGCACGGCATCCATCCCGGTCGGCCCTACCACCACCAAGCGCTCGATGGAAACCACCACCATCGCGAGAGACAACCAAACCATCGTGGTGGGAGGACTCGTTCGAGACAACATCACCCTCAGTGAACGCAAGGTGCCGTTCTTCGGAGACATTCCGTGGCTAGGTTGGCTCTTCCGGTTTCAGAGTAAGCAAACCGAGAAACTCAATCTCCTTGTCTTCCTTACCCCGCACCTGATCCGCGACGAAAGCGATATCGCCGAGTTGAGCCAACGGAAAGCGAAAGAACTCACGATCATTCAACGCGATAACCGGATCGAAGAACCCACGCGTTTAAAGCAAGACGTCATCGAGCGTCTCGAGCAACCTGCGCCCAACCCTGTCGAGCCTGCTCACAAGACCCCCTAA
- a CDS encoding diguanylate cyclase, with product MTKSTAAQRVLILHNDPGEIAILSGLLTKAGFQVVGGDLTTIALHELVHNPPHVILAAEGTSGRSVESLTRHLKNDPFLGRLPLIVLIRDIRLNDVDWGSVDVDDYVCLPYRPDEIVHRVRLCLSRLTRSLDANPLTRLPGNTSILFETTARIESGNPFALAYLDVDNFKSFNDRYGYGRGDEVLVVACRILTTVVGELAGVEGFVGHVGGDDFVFMSHPDHIDAICETVIKRFDLVIPDFYDRDDRLQGYIDSVDRKGNHEQFPMMSLSIAVVTNSHRAIDHPGDVSKIASELKKLAKAHKGSVFVKDQRGAEPNAKDEAA from the coding sequence ATGACGAAGTCTACTGCCGCCCAGCGTGTCCTGATTCTTCACAACGATCCTGGCGAAATTGCCATCCTTTCCGGCCTCCTCACGAAAGCCGGCTTTCAGGTGGTTGGCGGAGATCTGACTACCATCGCGTTGCACGAGCTTGTACACAATCCCCCCCATGTCATCCTGGCAGCTGAGGGGACGAGCGGCCGGTCGGTAGAATCTCTCACCAGGCATCTGAAGAACGATCCCTTTCTCGGACGACTGCCGTTGATCGTGCTGATTCGCGACATCCGCCTCAATGATGTCGACTGGGGCAGCGTCGACGTCGATGACTATGTCTGCCTCCCCTATCGCCCGGACGAAATCGTCCATCGGGTGCGCCTCTGCTTGAGCCGGCTGACCCGGTCACTGGACGCCAATCCGCTCACCCGGCTTCCCGGCAACACCAGCATCCTGTTCGAAACGACCGCCCGCATTGAGAGCGGGAATCCCTTCGCATTGGCGTACCTTGATGTCGACAATTTCAAGTCGTTCAATGACCGGTATGGATACGGCCGTGGTGATGAGGTGCTGGTAGTGGCCTGTCGCATTCTCACGACGGTCGTCGGTGAGCTTGCCGGAGTAGAAGGGTTCGTCGGCCATGTGGGCGGTGATGACTTTGTCTTTATGAGCCACCCCGATCATATCGACGCGATTTGTGAAACCGTGATTAAACGGTTTGACCTGGTGATTCCTGATTTTTACGATCGCGACGACCGGCTGCAAGGCTACATCGATTCCGTCGACCGGAAAGGGAATCACGAACAATTTCCCATGATGAGCTTATCGATTGCGGTCGTGACAAACAGCCACCGCGCGATCGATCACCCCGGCGATGTCAGCAAGATTGCCTCCGAGCTGAAAAAACTCGCAAAAGCCCACAAGGGAAGCGTGTTTGTAAAGGACCAGCGTGGAGCCGAACCCAACGCGAAGGATGAGGCGGCCTAA
- a CDS encoding HDOD domain-containing protein, translated as MSPSAATDFRNRIEQLGDLPTLPHVVQKLASMIGRPNVSAEEIGSLIEKDQVLAAKVLRLANSPFYGFPSRIASVPHAVVVLGLNVVKGLTLCATAHDIMKDAGLGQLWRHSLGVAITAQLLGKRLEMKNVEEVFVAGLLHDIGKVILYVKWPDVGKKIRAANPSGDRPMMHVEQDLYEVSHADVGGWLANAWHLPATLREPILFHHQPGAAQDAQLQTAVVHVADVLVKGMACGNPGDEWVPPLSRQAWDLVGLDTESLAGCVSRASEEFLAIDDYL; from the coding sequence ATGAGTCCATCAGCGGCGACCGACTTTCGAAACCGCATTGAGCAACTTGGTGACTTGCCGACTTTGCCGCACGTGGTGCAAAAGCTCGCCTCCATGATCGGACGGCCGAACGTGTCCGCAGAAGAGATCGGCTCCTTGATCGAGAAAGATCAGGTCCTCGCGGCAAAGGTATTGCGACTGGCCAATTCACCCTTTTACGGATTCCCCTCTCGCATCGCGTCGGTTCCCCACGCCGTCGTCGTGTTGGGGCTGAACGTTGTCAAAGGGTTGACCCTCTGTGCGACTGCGCATGACATCATGAAAGATGCCGGACTTGGTCAGCTCTGGCGGCATTCATTGGGTGTCGCGATTACCGCGCAACTCCTGGGTAAACGGTTGGAGATGAAAAATGTCGAAGAAGTCTTTGTCGCGGGATTGCTTCATGACATCGGCAAAGTCATTCTGTATGTGAAATGGCCGGATGTGGGGAAAAAGATTAGGGCCGCCAATCCATCCGGCGATCGCCCGATGATGCACGTCGAACAGGATCTGTACGAGGTGTCTCACGCCGATGTCGGCGGCTGGCTGGCCAACGCATGGCACCTGCCGGCCACGCTCCGAGAACCGATTCTCTTCCACCACCAACCGGGAGCGGCACAGGATGCCCAGCTGCAAACAGCCGTCGTGCACGTCGCGGATGTGCTTGTCAAAGGCATGGCCTGCGGAAACCCCGGCGACGAATGGGTTCCGCCCCTCTCCAGGCAGGCATGGGATTTGGTTGGGCTCGATACGGAATCGCTGGCAGGGTGCGTCTCCAGAGCCTCAGAAGAATTCCTTGCGATCGACGACTATCTATGA
- a CDS encoding RNA polymerase sigma factor, with the protein MALSRNLTPAHSGQCYLGGRISTLEETRALDRFLAGVERRAFRMAQIATGHDDEALDLVQEAMLKLVERYGARDEAEWGPLFHRVLQSKIHDWYRRTKVRSRWRFWLGRDEGGEEAGDPLDTIADTTTPTADHQLKVKEASAALDAALRTLPFRQQQAFLLRAWEELDVAQTAAAMGCSEGSVKTHYFRAIHALRTRLGNHWP; encoded by the coding sequence ATGGCTCTCTCTCGTAATCTGACACCGGCCCACAGTGGTCAATGCTATCTGGGGGGGAGGATCTCGACTCTGGAGGAGACACGGGCGCTGGATCGATTTTTAGCCGGGGTCGAACGCCGCGCGTTTCGGATGGCACAGATCGCCACGGGACACGATGACGAGGCGTTGGATCTTGTGCAGGAGGCCATGCTCAAGCTGGTCGAACGGTATGGTGCGCGCGATGAAGCGGAATGGGGGCCGCTGTTTCATCGGGTCTTACAATCGAAGATTCACGATTGGTATCGGCGGACAAAAGTCCGGTCTCGCTGGCGTTTCTGGTTGGGCCGCGACGAGGGCGGCGAGGAAGCCGGCGATCCACTGGACACGATCGCTGATACGACGACTCCGACGGCTGACCACCAACTGAAGGTCAAAGAAGCCTCGGCGGCGCTTGATGCGGCATTGCGTACGCTGCCTTTCCGCCAGCAGCAAGCGTTCTTACTGCGGGCTTGGGAAGAGCTGGATGTGGCGCAAACCGCGGCGGCGATGGGCTGCTCTGAGGGGAGCGTGAAGACACACTATTTCCGTGCCATTCATGCGCTTCGAACGCGATTAGGAAATCATTGGCCATGA